In the genome of Longimicrobium sp., one region contains:
- a CDS encoding DUF4189 domain-containing protein, translating into MRLPLVVLAVLVLATVVLVVVLGSESDRSAAVAPASYEGSADTLGDTLTAADTAATAETAETSCDPARDQRVLEVAESEIRGALAGRATADEIDARVSAAHERLRTSGALSCSADTTQAADTTGGQFGAIAVGPNDAWGVSWDHPSQAKADERALRECTNCRVVVRVIGPTCGAYASNGLGSGWALDATRALAEAGAYAECIPSGPDCKVVAYACNSRISRTGAP; encoded by the coding sequence ATGCGACTTCCTCTCGTCGTGCTCGCCGTGCTCGTGCTCGCCACCGTCGTGCTGGTCGTGGTCCTTGGGTCGGAATCCGACCGGTCGGCTGCGGTTGCACCGGCATCTTATGAAGGGTCAGCGGACACGCTGGGCGACACGCTTACCGCCGCCGACACGGCTGCCACTGCTGAGACCGCCGAGACGTCGTGCGACCCCGCACGCGATCAGCGCGTGCTGGAGGTGGCCGAAAGTGAGATCCGTGGCGCGCTGGCGGGGCGCGCGACGGCGGACGAGATCGACGCGCGTGTTTCCGCCGCGCACGAGCGCCTTCGGACGAGCGGAGCGCTAAGCTGCTCCGCCGACACGACCCAAGCGGCCGACACGACCGGGGGCCAGTTCGGCGCGATCGCCGTGGGCCCGAACGATGCCTGGGGTGTCAGCTGGGACCACCCCTCGCAGGCAAAGGCAGACGAGCGCGCGCTGCGGGAGTGCACCAACTGCCGCGTGGTAGTGCGCGTCATCGGCCCCACGTGCGGCGCATACGCAAGCAACGGCCTGGGCTCTGGCTGGGCGCTAGACGCGACCCGCGCACTGGCCGAAGCCGGCGCCTACGCCGAGTGCATTCCAAGCGGTCCGGATTGCAAGGTGGTGGCGTACGCGTGCAACTCGCGGATATCGCGTACCGGCGCCCCCTGA